One genomic segment of Prochlorococcus marinus str. MIT 0919 includes these proteins:
- a CDS encoding 5-(carboxyamino)imidazole ribonucleotide synthase, whose product MKNDSLTSNSNSCQKIGVVGGGQLAQMLAKAAAQRNIKLIVQTGSRTDPAVSYANGLVLADISDINGTRDLASKCRCITFENEWIDVKTLSLLEEEQGVLFQPELKSMSPLVDKISQRKLLNKLNIPSPEWFSLSCLKITSLKLPDGWSFPLMAKSGRGGYDGKGTRKINDYKELKELLITVDPETWLLEKWISYEKELAFVASRDSSGCINSFPLIETFQHKQVCDWVLAPANVCHATQAMAYNVGASLLRELDYVGVLAIEFFYGDEGLLVNEIAPRTHNSAHFTIDACSSSQFDQQICIAAGLPTPSISLEVPGSLMVNLLGLPIEGNSLKERLTKLRKIKGAKLHWYSKEKETPGRKLGHMTIPLMEKDPSKRIKTARELIQKIRSIWPINVPNIN is encoded by the coding sequence ATGAAAAATGATTCATTGACTAGTAATAGCAATTCATGCCAGAAGATTGGTGTTGTAGGAGGTGGTCAGCTAGCACAAATGCTTGCAAAAGCTGCTGCACAAAGGAACATCAAGTTAATTGTACAAACAGGTTCAAGAACTGACCCTGCAGTTTCTTATGCTAATGGATTAGTTCTTGCTGATATTAGTGATATTAATGGAACTCGAGATTTGGCAAGCAAATGTAGATGTATAACTTTTGAAAATGAATGGATAGATGTAAAAACACTAAGTCTTTTAGAAGAGGAGCAAGGAGTTCTCTTCCAGCCTGAATTGAAGTCCATGAGTCCACTTGTGGATAAAATTTCCCAACGCAAACTTTTGAATAAATTAAATATTCCTAGTCCTGAATGGTTTTCACTTTCTTGTTTAAAAATAACGAGTTTAAAACTTCCTGATGGATGGAGTTTCCCACTAATGGCTAAATCAGGGCGTGGAGGCTATGACGGTAAGGGCACTAGGAAAATTAACGATTATAAGGAGCTAAAGGAACTTCTAATTACTGTGGATCCAGAGACATGGTTATTGGAAAAATGGATTTCCTATGAAAAAGAGTTAGCTTTTGTTGCTAGTCGAGATTCGTCTGGCTGTATTAATTCATTCCCTTTAATCGAGACCTTCCAGCATAAACAAGTTTGTGATTGGGTTTTAGCTCCAGCAAATGTTTGTCATGCTACTCAAGCTATGGCTTATAACGTAGGTGCCTCCTTGTTGAGAGAACTAGATTATGTAGGTGTACTTGCAATAGAATTCTTTTACGGTGATGAAGGATTGCTTGTAAATGAGATAGCTCCACGGACACACAATTCAGCACACTTTACTATTGATGCCTGTAGCAGTAGTCAGTTTGATCAACAAATTTGCATAGCTGCTGGTCTTCCCACTCCCTCAATTAGTCTAGAAGTACCAGGCTCTTTAATGGTTAATTTATTGGGCTTACCTATAGAAGGTAATTCGCTGAAAGAACGTTTAACTAAGTTAAGGAAAATTAAAGGAGCTAAGCTTCACTGGTACTCAAAGGAGAAAGAAACACCTGGTCGCAAATTAGGACATATGACCATTCCTTTGATGGAGAAAGATCCTTCTAAACGAATAAAAACTGCTAGAGAACTCATCCAAAAAATACGGTCCATATGGCCTATAAATGTTCCCAATATCAATTAG
- a CDS encoding ArnT family glycosyltransferase, with protein sequence MERIISSSRNEQKSKVVFWGLIILIWLVSTFLDRNWWLNSNQIPSWDPADYLNSAMSNGRALTVLPGGEWEGFRGLINHSSKIPPLASFVNGTIIALAGDAPYKAAWSLSLWHALLIYSVAGIGIKLKGRYFALLSVLFVAIAPALASLRLNYVLEMPVCASSTLALWLLGNWADPIKGGNRNQAIIAGISCSIALLIKQSSLLVIVPPIMWLTFMVIKPSKIKLKDFFIFFVIIIGSVLPWLKHNWITVISGTNRAVIASAAIEGDPLISSIDNWLYYAKVIPQQIGLFFLLIGLTGLIYAYLQSMKKYGKSNLISIYIFKSDYFFWNWLILNSIACWLLTTLVPNKDPRYITPLLPYIIIFLSLGWFFILEFVLVKNNKYKFLANILLIPAIYLVTNPLFQAMRVSVTNSDREWQISNIIKEVSLLISSTEKETLVVVPSFAELNQHNLSYYGRRNGGNILARQLGRHITDIEPCLNRCNLVLLAEGDLGDDNSVRESAYKLDKAIRDSKIFYKAKEFERVRGGTYSLWMRKSNYKNKSNFANEFATLAKGMENGPAGVKNVFDVIAVEHMIDGHRKYQKVAKLEALKNLKENPKTINSRWTLGLIAILENKPKEADIHFAALEQELINNPWPSAYRTIVNIAGWNPLKASYIANKASLKHNNYVLIGLKDASEILSGKVWSIKSAYISIPKAIEYINKISKESN encoded by the coding sequence ATGGAAAGAATAATTAGTTCTAGTCGTAATGAGCAGAAGTCAAAAGTAGTTTTTTGGGGTTTAATTATTTTAATTTGGCTAGTCTCTACCTTTTTAGATAGAAACTGGTGGCTAAATAGTAATCAAATACCTTCTTGGGATCCAGCTGATTACTTAAACAGTGCGATGTCAAACGGTAGAGCTTTAACAGTGTTACCGGGTGGAGAATGGGAAGGTTTTAGAGGTTTAATCAATCACTCATCAAAAATCCCACCTCTAGCATCTTTTGTAAATGGAACAATAATAGCTTTGGCTGGGGATGCTCCCTATAAGGCTGCATGGAGTCTTAGCCTTTGGCATGCTCTATTAATATATAGTGTTGCTGGTATAGGAATAAAACTAAAGGGAAGATACTTTGCTTTATTATCAGTTTTATTTGTTGCTATAGCTCCAGCTCTCGCATCGTTAAGATTAAACTATGTATTAGAAATGCCAGTTTGTGCTAGCAGCACATTAGCTTTATGGCTACTTGGAAACTGGGCAGATCCAATAAAGGGTGGGAATAGAAATCAAGCAATTATTGCTGGAATAAGCTGTTCAATAGCTTTATTGATAAAACAAAGTTCATTACTAGTAATTGTACCTCCTATTATGTGGTTAACTTTTATGGTAATTAAGCCTAGCAAAATTAAACTCAAAGATTTTTTTATATTTTTTGTTATTATTATAGGCAGTGTATTGCCTTGGCTTAAACATAATTGGATAACAGTTATTAGTGGTACAAATAGAGCTGTTATAGCTTCTGCTGCAATTGAAGGCGATCCTTTGATTTCTTCTATAGACAACTGGTTGTACTATGCAAAAGTAATTCCTCAACAAATAGGATTATTCTTCCTCTTAATTGGTTTAACTGGTCTAATATACGCATATTTGCAATCAATGAAAAAATATGGTAAGTCTAATCTAATAAGTATATATATATTTAAATCTGACTATTTCTTCTGGAATTGGTTAATTTTAAACTCTATAGCTTGCTGGCTTCTTACTACACTAGTACCAAATAAGGATCCTAGGTATATAACACCATTACTTCCATACATCATCATTTTTCTATCTCTTGGTTGGTTTTTTATCCTAGAATTTGTTCTAGTCAAAAATAATAAATATAAATTTCTAGCTAATATTCTTTTAATTCCAGCGATCTATCTTGTAACAAATCCTTTATTCCAGGCAATGAGAGTTTCAGTTACAAATAGTGATAGGGAATGGCAAATTAGCAATATAATTAAAGAGGTGAGTTTACTAATATCTTCTACAGAAAAAGAGACCTTAGTTGTAGTTCCGAGCTTCGCAGAATTAAACCAACACAATCTTAGTTACTATGGCAGAAGAAATGGAGGTAATATTTTAGCAAGGCAACTAGGGAGGCACATAACAGACATAGAGCCTTGTCTAAATAGATGTAATTTAGTATTACTAGCTGAAGGTGATTTAGGCGATGATAATTCTGTAAGGGAGTCGGCTTACAAGTTAGACAAAGCAATAAGAGATAGTAAAATATTTTACAAGGCGAAAGAATTCGAAAGGGTCAGAGGTGGGACTTATTCATTATGGATGAGAAAATCTAATTACAAAAACAAAAGCAACTTTGCTAACGAGTTCGCTACTTTAGCTAAAGGCATGGAGAATGGTCCCGCTGGGGTAAAGAATGTATTTGATGTTATTGCAGTTGAACACATGATTGATGGTCATAGAAAGTATCAAAAAGTTGCCAAGCTAGAAGCATTAAAGAATTTAAAAGAAAATCCTAAAACTATCAACTCAAGATGGACATTAGGATTAATCGCTATCTTAGAAAATAAACCTAAGGAAGCTGACATTCATTTTGCTGCACTCGAGCAAGAGCTGATAAATAATCCTTGGCCAAGCGCATATCGAACAATAGTCAATATTGCAGGTTGGAACCCATTGAAAGCGAGCTATATTGCAAACAAGGCTTCACTTAAGCATAATAATTATGTTTTGATTGGGCTTAAAGATGCTAGTGAAATACTATCTGGGAAAGTATGGAGTATAAAAAGTGCATATATCTCAATCCCAAAGGCAATTGAATATATAAACAAGATATCCAAAGAAAGTAATTAG
- a CDS encoding class I SAM-dependent methyltransferase codes for MIEKCPDWLVDRFKEAGGVLTFFDFMDLALNDSDHGAYSRGTISIGKKGDFVTSPSLSPDFAEFIAIQLIEWFEQLQNTKQTSDKLTLIDAGAGEGDLTLGLISAFRKLSPSLISHIEFILIEINEAMKKRQQLKLQSINDVSINWKTLEELSNNRINGVLIAHELLDTFPVERIILRKDKVFQQGLKLIEKGNKYYYDYTDLDLPPMLIEFLDQLTLEIGFSIPPEGAEEGWSTELHTGYENWFSNLASIFNHGIILVIDYALESSRYYNPIRNSGTIISYKNQIASSNILNDPGECDITSHLCIESMQLQASRNNWKSCGFLKQGEALLALGLAEKISELSFLESNQLGNALIKREALLRLVDPRCLGNFKWHVFEFNKANVEEESSLKTKFLNDPK; via the coding sequence ATGATTGAGAAATGTCCTGACTGGTTGGTTGACCGCTTTAAGGAAGCTGGCGGAGTACTTACTTTTTTTGATTTTATGGACTTAGCTCTTAATGATAGTGATCATGGAGCTTACTCGCGGGGAACCATTTCTATTGGGAAAAAAGGAGATTTTGTGACATCTCCAAGTTTATCCCCAGATTTTGCAGAATTTATTGCTATCCAGCTAATTGAATGGTTTGAGCAACTCCAAAATACAAAGCAAACATCAGATAAATTGACCTTAATAGATGCTGGGGCAGGAGAAGGGGATCTTACATTGGGCTTGATTTCTGCATTTAGGAAACTTTCACCTTCTCTTATCTCTCATATTGAATTTATTTTAATTGAGATAAATGAGGCTATGAAAAAGCGCCAGCAATTAAAATTACAGTCTATAAATGATGTGTCTATTAATTGGAAAACATTAGAAGAATTATCTAACAACCGTATTAATGGAGTGTTAATTGCTCATGAACTGCTTGATACCTTCCCTGTTGAAAGGATTATTTTAAGAAAAGATAAAGTCTTTCAACAAGGCCTAAAATTGATCGAGAAAGGTAATAAATATTACTATGACTACACTGATTTAGATTTACCTCCAATGCTCATTGAATTTTTAGATCAATTAACATTAGAGATTGGATTTAGTATTCCTCCTGAGGGTGCAGAGGAGGGCTGGTCCACTGAGCTTCATACAGGCTATGAAAATTGGTTTAGCAATTTGGCTAGTATCTTTAATCATGGAATAATCTTAGTTATTGATTATGCACTTGAGTCAAGCCGCTATTATAATCCAATAAGGAATTCAGGCACTATTATTTCATATAAGAATCAAATAGCCTCTTCAAATATACTCAATGACCCAGGAGAATGTGATATCACTTCTCATTTATGTATTGAATCTATGCAATTACAAGCATCAAGAAATAATTGGAAATCTTGTGGATTTTTAAAACAAGGGGAAGCACTTCTCGCATTAGGTTTGGCAGAGAAAATAAGTGAACTTAGCTTTTTAGAATCTAACCAACTGGGGAATGCTTTAATAAAAAGAGAAGCACTTTTAAGACTTGTAGACCCTAGATGCTTAGGCAATTTTAAATGGCATGTATTTGAGTTCAATAAAGCAAACGTAGAAGAAGAGTCTTCTCTCAAAACCAAATTTTTAAACGACCCAAAATGA
- the aroB gene encoding 3-dehydroquinate synthase yields the protein MSNIVNQNTIRINVKLERNPYEVVIGRESLKKIGAELIKLKIKEKTKVLVVSNPDVANPYGELFIKNLRDSGYEAHLLVIEAGEDKKNLRAIEQIHDVAFEKRLERSSLMIAFGGGVIGDMTGFAAATWLRGIDFIQVPTTLLAMVDASIGGKTGVNHTKGKNLIGSFHQPKLVLIDPNVLKTLPEREFRAGMAEVIKYAIIGDEVLFNNLEKIPDLTKLSNISDANLLEVLNRSVRSKIDIIVKDEFESGIRAILNYGHTFGHVIEALCGYGVWLHGEAVSIGMVTAGALALERGLWSKKDYQRQEHVLKRAGLPTVWPEMNLANVIRSLKSDKKVKDGGVRFILPTKIGQVNIYSDFSEDEIKECLSKLKQA from the coding sequence ATCTCTAATATTGTGAATCAAAATACTATTCGTATTAACGTCAAATTAGAACGCAATCCATACGAGGTTGTGATTGGAAGAGAAAGCCTAAAGAAGATAGGTGCTGAACTTATAAAGTTAAAAATCAAGGAGAAAACAAAAGTTCTTGTAGTAAGCAATCCAGATGTGGCGAATCCTTATGGAGAATTGTTTATTAAAAACCTAAGAGACAGTGGCTATGAAGCTCATTTGCTTGTAATTGAAGCAGGGGAAGACAAAAAAAACCTTAGAGCAATAGAACAAATTCATGACGTCGCATTTGAGAAAAGGCTAGAAAGAAGTTCTCTAATGATTGCCTTTGGAGGAGGAGTCATAGGTGACATGACAGGCTTTGCTGCTGCCACATGGCTGCGTGGTATTGATTTTATTCAAGTCCCTACCACATTGCTAGCTATGGTTGACGCATCAATCGGAGGTAAAACAGGTGTAAATCATACAAAAGGTAAGAATCTAATAGGTTCTTTCCACCAACCAAAGCTAGTTTTAATAGATCCAAATGTATTAAAGACTCTGCCTGAACGTGAGTTTAGAGCAGGCATGGCAGAAGTTATTAAATATGCAATTATTGGGGATGAAGTATTATTTAACAACTTAGAGAAGATTCCTGACTTGACTAAATTATCAAATATTAGTGACGCTAATTTATTAGAAGTACTAAATAGATCAGTGCGATCCAAAATAGATATCATTGTTAAAGATGAATTTGAAAGTGGAATTAGAGCAATATTAAATTATGGACATACTTTTGGTCATGTAATAGAAGCGTTATGTGGTTATGGAGTATGGCTTCATGGAGAGGCTGTATCGATAGGAATGGTAACAGCCGGTGCACTTGCTCTTGAAAGAGGTCTATGGAGCAAGAAAGATTATCAACGACAAGAGCACGTGCTGAAGAGAGCAGGTCTCCCAACAGTTTGGCCAGAGATGAATTTAGCAAATGTCATTAGATCATTAAAAAGCGATAAAAAAGTAAAAGATGGTGGAGTTCGTTTTATTCTTCCTACTAAAATTGGTCAAGTAAATATTTATAGTGACTTCAGTGAAGATGAAATAAAAGAATGTTTATCAAAACTAAAACAAGCTTAA
- a CDS encoding GNAT family N-acetyltransferase, protein MPSSNQFSIRPINKKDHNLLKIVYSQAIEDQKSSVYTPEQIQVWSDKVWLPNLFDRVFDLGHGWIILDSEKIVSFVVRHPLNRVALLYTLGSYSRKGHATRLLKQIETDATIEGHKRLFTEASLISYPLFLRLGWEVVSPESIKIAGVCFKRYRMQKLLIKS, encoded by the coding sequence GTGCCTTCATCAAATCAATTCTCGATTCGACCTATAAATAAAAAGGATCATAATTTACTAAAGATTGTTTATTCTCAAGCTATAGAAGACCAAAAATCTAGTGTCTATACTCCTGAACAGATTCAAGTATGGTCTGACAAGGTATGGCTACCAAATTTATTTGATAGGGTTTTTGATTTAGGACATGGTTGGATAATTCTTGATAGTGAAAAGATTGTTTCCTTTGTGGTTCGCCATCCATTAAACCGTGTAGCTCTGCTTTATACGCTAGGTTCTTATTCAAGAAAAGGTCATGCGACCAGACTTTTAAAGCAAATAGAGACAGACGCAACGATTGAAGGTCACAAGAGATTGTTTACCGAGGCAAGTTTGATAAGTTACCCATTATTTCTAAGGCTAGGATGGGAAGTTGTGAGTCCAGAATCGATTAAGATCGCAGGTGTATGTTTTAAGCGTTATCGCATGCAAAAGCTTTTAATCAAATCATAA
- a CDS encoding TPM domain-containing protein — protein MKIFSKLVVISSIFYFIFSLILTDPVFAYNNPDLLPDHETPVIDLAKSFNKNQVADLEESLINYESNTGWKIKVLTQYENTPGSAIKDFWGLDERTLLVVADPRGGNLLNFNVGEAYFALMPRLFWVELQTRFGNQFYVRDYGEGGAIIDAIKSVELCLDRGGCQVVPGLPKEQWLWTLSTSILGGIIAGIASSPRKENEFIAWRWLLLISPLWIILFGVFGITPVITRTNDILPLLRNVMAFLGSSIAGYWFARNTLAKDFNT, from the coding sequence ATGAAAATTTTTTCTAAACTAGTTGTAATTTCAAGTATTTTCTACTTCATATTTTCATTAATACTAACTGATCCGGTTTTTGCATATAACAACCCTGATCTACTACCAGACCATGAAACTCCTGTAATTGACTTAGCAAAATCCTTCAATAAGAACCAGGTTGCTGATTTAGAGGAATCATTAATCAACTACGAATCAAATACCGGGTGGAAAATAAAAGTCCTTACTCAATATGAAAATACACCTGGCTCGGCTATTAAAGATTTTTGGGGACTTGACGAAAGGACTCTTCTTGTCGTTGCTGATCCAAGAGGTGGTAATTTGCTTAACTTCAATGTTGGAGAAGCTTATTTTGCTCTTATGCCAAGACTATTCTGGGTTGAACTACAAACACGCTTTGGCAACCAATTTTACGTAAGAGATTATGGGGAAGGAGGCGCAATAATTGATGCAATCAAATCTGTTGAGCTTTGTCTTGATCGAGGTGGTTGTCAAGTCGTACCTGGACTTCCTAAAGAGCAATGGCTTTGGACCTTATCTACCTCAATACTAGGTGGAATCATTGCTGGGATTGCATCCTCACCACGTAAAGAGAATGAATTTATTGCATGGAGATGGCTACTATTAATATCACCTTTATGGATAATACTTTTTGGTGTATTTGGAATCACTCCAGTAATAACTAGAACCAATGACATCCTTCCACTATTGAGAAATGTAATGGCATTTCTAGGGTCCAGTATTGCAGGATATTGGTTTGCTAGAAACACTTTAGCCAAGGATTTCAATACATAA
- a CDS encoding TIGR04168 family protein has product MLGNHDRGADASGDQLQSQLAILGDSNCSWRLRDWDYPPISVVGGRPCSPGGGYFLTTQVKGVFGPVSLEESAIRIFQASQNASKSIPLILLAHSGPSGLGSEAFSICGRDWKNPSLDWGDKDLAMAIDLIRKERSIDLVVFGHMHHKLRLGKGYRQTYYRDSLGTIYLNAASVPRKGIDESGELLSHFSWVQFLDGQIAHASHRWYRKDASIAYQETLLNTAL; this is encoded by the coding sequence ATGCTTGGTAATCACGATAGAGGGGCTGATGCTTCTGGTGATCAATTGCAGTCTCAATTGGCAATTTTGGGAGATAGTAATTGTTCATGGAGATTACGAGATTGGGATTATCCACCTATATCTGTAGTAGGAGGCCGTCCTTGTAGTCCAGGAGGCGGCTACTTTTTGACAACCCAGGTCAAAGGAGTCTTTGGACCAGTTTCATTGGAAGAATCAGCAATAAGGATTTTCCAAGCGTCTCAAAATGCATCCAAATCAATTCCTTTAATTCTGTTGGCTCATTCAGGTCCTAGCGGGTTGGGTTCTGAGGCTTTTAGTATTTGTGGAAGAGATTGGAAAAATCCCTCATTAGATTGGGGTGATAAAGATTTGGCTATGGCTATAGATCTAATTCGTAAAGAAAGAAGTATTGACCTTGTTGTCTTTGGCCATATGCATCACAAATTAAGATTGGGCAAAGGTTATAGGCAAACTTACTATCGAGATAGTTTAGGTACGATTTATTTAAATGCAGCATCTGTTCCTAGAAAGGGTATAGATGAATCTGGCGAATTGCTTTCTCATTTTTCATGGGTGCAATTCTTAGATGGCCAAATAGCTCATGCTTCTCATAGGTGGTATCGAAAAGATGCTTCTATTGCGTATCAAGAAACTTTGCTCAATACTGCACTTTGA
- a CDS encoding DUF3104 domain-containing protein: MPKTVVTHGFDFRDVACGDYVLIEDDATLDPYIGVVLYCVGSARSFSACTLFQVSNIDTGEIKTINADCVKATVKPSAFEDKTVMSNDDSI; encoded by the coding sequence TTGCCAAAGACTGTTGTGACTCATGGATTCGATTTTCGTGATGTTGCTTGTGGAGACTACGTTTTGATTGAAGATGACGCTACTTTGGATCCCTATATTGGCGTAGTCCTTTATTGTGTAGGAAGTGCAAGGTCCTTTAGTGCTTGCACGCTTTTCCAAGTGAGTAATATTGATACAGGCGAGATCAAAACGATTAATGCTGACTGTGTTAAGGCAACTGTTAAACCCTCAGCTTTTGAAGATAAGACTGTAATGAGTAATGATGATTCAATTTGA
- a CDS encoding type II secretion system protein GspD: protein MSKKYFAELSTLRKLSKRFLKLGILILYLASSSPVIANSIDSEDSEDIDKVSRNISNSNNATKKKVKIRRPKAPPLGDMAVGEIFINSRGFVDINGPETSITLINADPIDSLLTLSKLGNYGFLYVPDNSQNSENSENPNITLSFEKEKYEKILNSILLASGLQGKQEGNILMVGKNILSKSFGPQVSKVYRLNQTSASSAADYLGSLGAEMKKVWTKTNMFNGSESTNGITESTSSSTGAEIVSYTSNSGPLKGLIGTTDSRLQTVTLIGDPYLISIAEKYLKQLDLRQRQVALSVKVIDVLLNNTTDMKNAFEYGIGDNYIINSESKGLMYMFGNKSFSPADFAVTDSFSLASRKFMGWFRSKVLTNNAKILANPTLILGETQESVLGGAEVSASDGISESSIGRPYANEAFVKVGTSVVTNYSVTPQEDGSNLCEPTSSIAGITFGAKVHKIDDNGFVSFSLSPSISAVSETQSIGDCGNISTLSIRRLDTGTIRVRDGDTLVLTGVIKEDDTKAITKTPILGDIPLLGRLFRTNSTVRKKSELIILVTPKVIKDTVSANFINGNLEIENN, encoded by the coding sequence ATGAGTAAAAAATACTTTGCTGAATTATCCACATTAAGGAAACTTAGTAAGAGATTTTTAAAATTAGGTATATTAATTTTATACTTAGCTTCTTCTTCTCCTGTTATAGCCAACTCTATCGACTCCGAAGACAGTGAAGATATAGATAAAGTATCTAGAAATATTAGTAATAGTAATAATGCAACTAAGAAGAAAGTTAAAATTAGGAGACCTAAGGCACCTCCTTTAGGCGATATGGCCGTTGGTGAAATTTTTATTAATAGTAGAGGTTTTGTAGATATAAATGGTCCCGAAACTAGTATCACATTAATAAATGCCGATCCTATAGATTCATTGCTTACATTATCCAAATTAGGCAATTATGGCTTTTTATATGTTCCAGATAACTCTCAAAACTCTGAAAATTCTGAAAATCCCAATATCACCTTATCTTTCGAGAAGGAAAAATATGAGAAAATCTTAAATAGCATACTTTTGGCATCAGGACTTCAAGGTAAACAAGAGGGTAATATCCTTATGGTTGGTAAAAATATTCTAAGTAAAAGCTTTGGACCTCAGGTCTCAAAAGTATATAGATTAAACCAGACTTCTGCTTCTTCCGCGGCAGATTATTTAGGAAGTCTTGGAGCTGAGATGAAAAAAGTTTGGACAAAGACAAATATGTTTAATGGCTCTGAATCGACAAATGGAATAACGGAATCAACATCTTCTTCAACAGGAGCTGAAATAGTTAGTTATACATCTAATTCAGGGCCACTTAAGGGGTTGATTGGAACTACTGACAGTCGACTACAGACAGTTACTCTGATAGGGGACCCTTATTTGATTTCTATAGCAGAAAAGTATTTAAAACAGTTAGATTTACGCCAGAGACAAGTAGCTTTATCTGTAAAAGTAATTGATGTACTTTTAAATAACACTACTGATATGAAGAATGCTTTTGAATATGGAATAGGAGATAATTATATTATTAATTCCGAGTCAAAGGGATTAATGTATATGTTCGGGAACAAGTCTTTTAGCCCTGCTGATTTTGCTGTTACAGATTCGTTCAGTTTAGCTAGTAGAAAGTTTATGGGCTGGTTCAGGTCAAAGGTATTGACTAATAATGCCAAAATACTTGCGAATCCAACATTAATCTTAGGCGAGACACAAGAATCAGTTTTGGGTGGAGCAGAAGTGTCTGCATCTGATGGTATATCTGAATCATCAATTGGCAGGCCATATGCCAATGAAGCTTTTGTAAAAGTAGGTACTTCTGTAGTTACAAATTATTCTGTTACTCCTCAAGAAGATGGATCAAACCTTTGTGAACCCACTAGTTCTATAGCTGGAATCACCTTTGGTGCAAAAGTGCACAAGATTGATGATAACGGCTTTGTTTCCTTTAGCCTTAGCCCGAGTATATCAGCAGTTTCTGAAACTCAATCAATAGGTGATTGTGGAAATATCTCAACTTTGAGTATTAGAAGATTAGACACTGGGACTATAAGAGTTAGGGATGGAGATACTTTGGTACTTACTGGCGTTATAAAGGAGGATGATACAAAAGCTATTACTAAGACACCAATTCTAGGAGACATACCTTTGCTTGGAAGATTATTTAGAACAAATTCAACTGTCAGAAAGAAAAGTGAGTTGATAATACTTGTAACTCCAAAAGTTATTAAAGATACTGTCAGTGCAAATTTTATTAATGGAAATTTGGAGATTGAGAATAACTAA
- a CDS encoding HEPN domain-containing protein: MKIVHLVISGLFAIMLWWQYPVLASEEIEFKTYMNSWNENIEKASRYLKEAEAEFKRGDELQGCVKQRQAAKYGIKGTESLIKAFEISESTSDLSNIQSGLDKWKELRDFC; this comes from the coding sequence ATGAAAATAGTACATCTAGTTATTTCTGGGTTATTCGCAATAATGCTCTGGTGGCAGTATCCTGTACTTGCCAGTGAGGAAATAGAATTCAAAACATATATGAATAGCTGGAACGAAAATATAGAAAAAGCAAGTAGATATCTTAAAGAAGCTGAAGCTGAATTCAAGAGAGGTGATGAATTGCAAGGCTGCGTAAAACAAAGACAAGCTGCTAAGTATGGAATTAAAGGTACTGAATCGCTAATAAAAGCCTTTGAAATAAGTGAAAGTACGAGTGATTTATCAAATATTCAATCTGGTTTGGATAAATGGAAAGAGTTACGTGATTTCTGCTAA